One Xiphophorus hellerii strain 12219 chromosome 24, Xiphophorus_hellerii-4.1, whole genome shotgun sequence DNA window includes the following coding sequences:
- the ccdc14 gene encoding uncharacterized protein ccdc14 isoform X2, which translates to MSGKTRDKVVTSGRLTGKVTVSRAPPDGGPPLQPQPDYSLYSTDSEDQVTTLHRGLDKCAALLSGILVADEAASAGLQRTPKKETSKPRSSSFQGKKPGKKFPAKAATPTLLRIVKGGTVKSRGSTSQGKASERKPAIKSADAQRSERRQPAAAHSFTPPAPHSGVKLHPPQKPTQSVQSLSAGCQTSARQSASVPPPLRSSAALRDRNHSHSASAVCDGREECGPVGDADGAAGCIPRESCCREEMLRSLLEEVRALIPGQAEWLLGRLEQTVCVSDTQNPELCSLKNWHEKVEDPQKGQILLSSEEPSLQQEVIFAQSSLQRLQDDLTELRKALQDTQSRLRDTEAEKALIKTELEAARNRLLESEREKIELASVAQLRLKEIKHLRRLLQSHYSSKPMDVQNSLSVTKQYFGQQNQVVASTDRIKEYLSSLNQGEPTHTESLRVAAEREENSKGDGSNQREQCVETLPHHQDHHHHPNLSFSEDVPPCEAASVWSNWSMKSESTFNTRDEAAFRDGLAALDASIANLQKTIQLDLRK; encoded by the exons ATGAGTGGAAAAACGCGAGACAAA GTGGTGACATCGGGAAGACTGACAGGAAAAGTTACAGTGAGCCG AGCGCCTCCTGATGGAGGACCTCCACTCCAACCTCAGCCTGACTACTCTCTCTACTCCACAGACTCAGAGGACCAG GTCACCACTCTACACAGGGGCCTGGACAAGTGTGCTGCCTTGCTCAGTGGCATTCTTGTGGCAGACGAAGCAG CATCAGCAGGTCTTCAGAGAACCCCGAAGAAAGAAACGAGCAAGCCAAGATCCTCCAGTTTCCAAGGGAAGAAGCCTGGAAAGAAATTCCCAGCAAAGGCAG CCACTCCAACTCTGTTAAGAATTGTAAAGGGTGGCACAGTCAAATCAAGAGGATCCACCTCCCAGGGGAAGGCGAGCGAAAGGAAACCGGCCATAAAATCAGCTG ATGCTCAGAGGTCAGAACGGCGCCAGCCAGCAGCCGCCCACAGCTTCACCCCTCCGGCTCCGCACTCCGGAGTGAAGCTTCATCCTCCTCAGAAACCAACACAGTCTGTTCAGTCTCTGTCTGCGGGTTGTCAGACATCTGCGCGCCAGTCCGCCTCCGTCCCGCCTCCGCTGCGGTCCAGCGCAGCGCTGCGGGATCGGAACCATTCCCACTCTGCGTCTGCAGTGTGTGATGGGAGGGAGGAGTGTGGTCCTGTGGGAGATGCTGATGGTGCAGCCGGCTGCATCCCGAGGGAGAGCTGCTGCAGGGAGGAGATGCTCCGCTCTCTGCTGGAAGAAGTCCGGGCTCTGATTCCTGGACAAG CAGAGTGGCTGCTTGGCCGTTTGGAGCAGACCGTCTGTGTTTCAGACACTCAGAACCCTGAGCTCTGCAG tctGAAGAATTGGCATGAGAAGGTGGAGGACCCACAGAAAGGCCAGATACTACTTTCTTCAGAAG AACCGAGcctccaacaggaagtcatctTTGCCCAGTCCAGCCTTCAGCGACTCCAGGATGACCTCACAGAGCTACGGAAAGCTCTGCAGGACACACAGAGCCGGCTGAGGGACACCGAGGCAGAGAAGGCCCTCATAAAGACAG AGTTGGAGGCGGCTAGAAACCGGCTGCTGGAGAGCGAGCGAGAGAAGATTGAGCTAGCATCAGTCGCTCAGCTAAGACTGAAGGAAATTAAACATCTTAGAAG GCTCCTTCAGAGTCACTACTCATCAAAACCTATGGATGTCCAGAACTCATTGTCCGTCACCAAGCAGTATTTTGGCCAACAAAACCAAGTAGTGGCATCCACTGACCGCATCAAGGAGTACCTGAGCTCCCTTAACCAGGGGGAGCCCACACACACCGAGAGTCTGCGCGTTGCTGCAGAGCGAGAAGAAAACTCGAAAGGCGACGGATCAAATCAAAGAGAGCAATGTGTTGAGACGTTACCTCATCACCaggatcatcatcatcaccccAACCTATCCTTCTCTGAGGACGTCCCGCCGTGCGAGGCGGCGTCTGTGTGGTCCAACTGGAGCATGAAGTCGGAGTCGACCTTTAACACCAGAGATGAGGCGGCGTTCAGAGATGGCCTGGCAGCTCTGGACGCCAGCATAGCCAACCTGCAGAAAACCATTCAGCTGGATCTGAGGAAGTGA
- the LOC116715546 gene encoding ankyrin repeat domain-containing protein 10-like: MSVGVGAELSRDEGFFNQFPIHRACRDGDLMALMSLLEQLSNQAHLTAEDSCYGWTPIHWAAHYGQLECVVHLVQMGCEVNTVTSRFNQTPTHTAAFGGHPHCVVWLTQAGADINRQDCVGEAPIHKAARSGSLECVQVLLIAGAEPHLRNASGQTAADLAQAHGFHDCFCIISNAQTQLVQLSVLRDCAPCGQGQHCRKRQQTQKETHHMKKARRAEVLVQSSVGDEVETMSMEPSSDANTKAFPGAHQPTPPSEDTQPEERRHSLPGPAEMCGSLHLAGSSGSNRPEHWRLTGADCGDSLLYGHYHGFGDTAEDLSDSGCRQPLTSTVHLYHGS; encoded by the exons ATGTCGGTGGGAGTGGGAGCCGAGTTGTCTCGCGATGAGGGcttttttaatcagtttccCATCCACCGCGCGTGCCGGGATGGGGATCTTATGGCTTTGATGTcattgttggagcagctgtcaAACCAGGCTCATCTGACCGCTGAGGACTCCTGCTATGGATGGACTCCCATTCACTGGGCTGCTCACTATGGACAG CTGGAGTGCGTGGTGCACCTGGTACAGATGGGGTGCGAGGTGAACACAGTGACGAGCCGCTTCAACCAGACGCCGACTCACACCGCCGCGTTCGGAGGGCACCCTCACTGTGTGGTGTGGCTCACGCAGGCCGGCGCCGACATCAACAGACAG GACTGCGTCGGTGAGGCTCCCATTCACAAGGCGGCTCGCTCCGGAAGCTTGGAGTGTGTTCAGGTCCTGTTGATAGCCGGAGCAGAACCACA CTTAAGGAACGCCAGCGGACAGACGGCAGCTGACCTTGCCCAAGCTCACGGATTTCATGACTGCTTCTGCATCATCTCCAACGCCCAGACACAGCTGGTCCAGCTCAGTGTGCTCCGAGACTGCGCCCCCTGTGGGCAGGGACAGCACTGCAGGAAGAGGCAGCAGACCCAAAAGGAGACCCATCACATGAAGAAGGCCCGGAGAGCAGAGG TGTTGGTGCAGAGCAGCGTTGGTGATGAGGTGGAGACCATGAGCATGGAGCCGAGCTCAG ACGCAAACACCAAAGCGTTCCCCGGCGCACATCAGCCCACCCCTCCCTCTGAGGACACACAACCAGAAGAACGACGCCACTCTCTGCCCGGTCCCGCTGAAATGTGCGGCTCGCTGCACCTGGCCGGCAGCTCTGGCTCCAACCGGCCGGAACACTGGCGGCTGACAGGAGCCGACTGCGGGGACTCGCTGCTCTACGGACACTACCACGGCTTCGGAGACACGGCCGAAGACCTGAGCGACAGCGGCTGCAGGCAGCCTCTGACCAGCACCGTCCACCTCTACCACGGCTCGTAA
- the ccdc14 gene encoding uncharacterized protein ccdc14 isoform X1 — protein MSGKTRDKVVTSGRLTGKVTVSRAPPDGGPPLQPQPDYSLYSTDSEDQVTTLHRGLDKCAALLSGILVADEAASAGLQRTPKKETSKPRSSSFQGKKPGKKFPAKAATPTLLRIVKGGTVKSRGSTSQGKASERKPAIKSADAQRSERRQPAAAHSFTPPAPHSGVKLHPPQKPTQSVQSLSAGCQTSARQSASVPPPLRSSAALRDRNHSHSASAVCDGREECGPVGDADGAAGCIPRESCCREEMLRSLLEEVRALIPGQGNVAEWLLGRLEQTVCVSDTQNPELCSLKNWHEKVEDPQKGQILLSSEEPSLQQEVIFAQSSLQRLQDDLTELRKALQDTQSRLRDTEAEKALIKTELEAARNRLLESEREKIELASVAQLRLKEIKHLRRLLQSHYSSKPMDVQNSLSVTKQYFGQQNQVVASTDRIKEYLSSLNQGEPTHTESLRVAAEREENSKGDGSNQREQCVETLPHHQDHHHHPNLSFSEDVPPCEAASVWSNWSMKSESTFNTRDEAAFRDGLAALDASIANLQKTIQLDLRK, from the exons ATGAGTGGAAAAACGCGAGACAAA GTGGTGACATCGGGAAGACTGACAGGAAAAGTTACAGTGAGCCG AGCGCCTCCTGATGGAGGACCTCCACTCCAACCTCAGCCTGACTACTCTCTCTACTCCACAGACTCAGAGGACCAG GTCACCACTCTACACAGGGGCCTGGACAAGTGTGCTGCCTTGCTCAGTGGCATTCTTGTGGCAGACGAAGCAG CATCAGCAGGTCTTCAGAGAACCCCGAAGAAAGAAACGAGCAAGCCAAGATCCTCCAGTTTCCAAGGGAAGAAGCCTGGAAAGAAATTCCCAGCAAAGGCAG CCACTCCAACTCTGTTAAGAATTGTAAAGGGTGGCACAGTCAAATCAAGAGGATCCACCTCCCAGGGGAAGGCGAGCGAAAGGAAACCGGCCATAAAATCAGCTG ATGCTCAGAGGTCAGAACGGCGCCAGCCAGCAGCCGCCCACAGCTTCACCCCTCCGGCTCCGCACTCCGGAGTGAAGCTTCATCCTCCTCAGAAACCAACACAGTCTGTTCAGTCTCTGTCTGCGGGTTGTCAGACATCTGCGCGCCAGTCCGCCTCCGTCCCGCCTCCGCTGCGGTCCAGCGCAGCGCTGCGGGATCGGAACCATTCCCACTCTGCGTCTGCAGTGTGTGATGGGAGGGAGGAGTGTGGTCCTGTGGGAGATGCTGATGGTGCAGCCGGCTGCATCCCGAGGGAGAGCTGCTGCAGGGAGGAGATGCTCCGCTCTCTGCTGGAAGAAGTCCGGGCTCTGATTCCTGGACAAG gcaaTGTAGCAGAGTGGCTGCTTGGCCGTTTGGAGCAGACCGTCTGTGTTTCAGACACTCAGAACCCTGAGCTCTGCAG tctGAAGAATTGGCATGAGAAGGTGGAGGACCCACAGAAAGGCCAGATACTACTTTCTTCAGAAG AACCGAGcctccaacaggaagtcatctTTGCCCAGTCCAGCCTTCAGCGACTCCAGGATGACCTCACAGAGCTACGGAAAGCTCTGCAGGACACACAGAGCCGGCTGAGGGACACCGAGGCAGAGAAGGCCCTCATAAAGACAG AGTTGGAGGCGGCTAGAAACCGGCTGCTGGAGAGCGAGCGAGAGAAGATTGAGCTAGCATCAGTCGCTCAGCTAAGACTGAAGGAAATTAAACATCTTAGAAG GCTCCTTCAGAGTCACTACTCATCAAAACCTATGGATGTCCAGAACTCATTGTCCGTCACCAAGCAGTATTTTGGCCAACAAAACCAAGTAGTGGCATCCACTGACCGCATCAAGGAGTACCTGAGCTCCCTTAACCAGGGGGAGCCCACACACACCGAGAGTCTGCGCGTTGCTGCAGAGCGAGAAGAAAACTCGAAAGGCGACGGATCAAATCAAAGAGAGCAATGTGTTGAGACGTTACCTCATCACCaggatcatcatcatcaccccAACCTATCCTTCTCTGAGGACGTCCCGCCGTGCGAGGCGGCGTCTGTGTGGTCCAACTGGAGCATGAAGTCGGAGTCGACCTTTAACACCAGAGATGAGGCGGCGTTCAGAGATGGCCTGGCAGCTCTGGACGCCAGCATAGCCAACCTGCAGAAAACCATTCAGCTGGATCTGAGGAAGTGA
- the ddx4 gene encoding putative ATP-dependent RNA helicase DDX4, which yields MDEWEEEENKATTFTAASYSSNDAAGRDSWKSEHGEFGRDGDSRESNEDGERHGFSGRGGREDGDGAHENGFRGRGRGGRGGRGGFRQDAEQGGRGGFGGGYRGKDEETFNPGEDKGSVKDDPDSDKPRVTYVPPTLPEDEDSIFSHYKSGINFDKYDDILVDISGTNPPRAIMTFDEAALCESLRKNISKSGYVKPTPVQKHGIPIISAGRDLMACAQTGSGKTAAFLLPILQQLMTDGVAASRFSETQEPEAVIVAPTRELINQIYLEARKFAYGTCVRPVVVYGGVSTGHQIREILKGCNVVCGTPGRLLDMIGRGKVGLSKVRYLVLDEADRMLDMGFEPDMRRLVGSPGMPSKENRQTLMFSATYPEDIQRMAGDFLKLDYLFLAVGIVGGACSDVEQKFVQVTKFSKREQLLDILKTTGTERTMVFVETKRQADFIAVFLCQEKVPTTSIHGDREQRERELALTDFRSGKCPVLVATSVAARGLDIPDVQHVVNFDLPKDIDEYVHRIGRTGRCGNVGRAVSFFDPEVDGGLARSLVTVLSKAQQEVPPWLEESAFSSHGAGFNPRKTFGSTDSRKTGSFQESSGKSQAAAQAAADDEEWE from the exons ATGGACGAGTGGGAAGAAGAG gaaaataaagcaactACATTTACAGCAGCCAGCTATTCCTCTAATGATG cGGCAGGAAGAGACTCATGGAAAAGTGAACATGGTGAATTTGGACGAG ACGGAGACAGCAGGGAATCTAACGAAGACGGGGAAAGACATGGTTTCAGTGGGAGAGGAGGTCGAG AGGATGGTGATGGAGCTCATGAGAATG GGTTCAGAgggcgaggaagaggaggtcggggaggaagaggaggattcAGACAAG ATGCTGagcagggaggaagaggaggcttTGGTGGAG GTTACCGTGGAAAAGACGAAGAGACCTTCAATCCAG GAGAAGACAAAGGTTCAGTTAAGGACGACCCTGATAGTGACA AACCGAGAGTCACATACGTTCCTCCAACGCTCCCTGAAGACGAAGACTCCATCTTCTCCCATTATAAGAGTGGAATCAACTTTGACAAGTACGACGACATCTTGGTGGACATCAGCGGCACCAACCCCCCCAGGGCCATCATG ACCTTTGACGAGGCGGCCCTGTGTGAGTCCCTGAGGAAAAACATCAGCAAGTCTGGCTACGTGAAGCCGACCCCGGTGCAGAAGCATGGCATCCCCATCATCTCTGCAGGCAGAGACCTCATGGCCTGTGCACAGACCGGCTCTGGGAAGACG GCTGCTTTCCTGCTGCCCATCCTGCAGCAGCTCATGACGGACGGCGTGGCGGCCAGTCGCTTCAGTGAGACACAAGAACCCGAAGCCGTCATAGTCGCTCCAACCAGAGAACTCATCAACCAGATCTACCTGGAGGCTAGGAAGTTTGCTTATGG GACGTGTGTCCGACCTGTTGTGGTCTATGGAGGAGTCAGCACTGGACACCAGATCAGGGAAATCCTGAAAGGATGTAACGTGGTGTGTGGAACTCCTGGACGTCTGCTGGACATGATTGGGAGAGGAAAG GTGGGACTGAGTAAGGTGCGGTACCTGGTGCTGGACGAGGCCGACCGGATGTTGGACATGGGCTTTGAGCCAGACATGCGGCGCCTGGTTGGCTCCCCTGGAATGCCGTCCAAGGAGAATCGTCAGACTCTAATGTTTAGCGCCACCTACCCTGAAGACATCCAGAG GATGGCTGGTGACTTCCTAAAGCTGGATTATCTGTTCCTGGCTGTGGGCATTGTGGGCGGAGCCTGCAGCGATGTGGAACAGAAGTTTGTACAAGTCACCAAGTTCTCCAAGAGAGAGCAGCTGCTTGATATCCTCAAAACCACAG GAACGGAGCGTACCATGGTGTTTGTGGAGACCAAGAGACAAGCAGACTTCATCGCTGTGTTCCTGTGCCAGGAGAAAGTTCCAACCACCAGCATCCATGG TGACCGAGAGCAGAGGGAACGGGAGCTGGCTTTGACAGATTTCCGCTCTGGGAAATGTCCTGTTCTGGTGGCCACCTCTGTAGCTGCCCGTGGTCTGGACATTCCAGATGTTCAGCATGTGGTGAACTTTGACCTACCAAAGGACATCGACGAATACGTCCATCGTATTGGGAGAACTGGGCGCTGTGGGAACGTTGGGAGAGCTGTGTCATTCTTTGACCCAGAGGTTGACGGGGGGTTGGCCCGCTCCCTGGTCACGGTTCTGTCCAAG GCGCAGCAGGAAGTGCCGCCTTGGTTGGAGGAGTCTGCCTTCAGCAGCCACGGCGCCGGCTTCAACCCCAGGAAAACATTCGGCTCCACGGATTCCAGAAAG ACGGGCTCCTTCCAGGAGAGCAGCGGGAAGAGCCAGGCTGCTGCTCAGGCTGCAGCTGATGACGAGGAATGGGAGTGA
- the LOC116715527 gene encoding ubiquitin-protein ligase E3A: MNSDEKEDCECATPQAETSPARGAAREQEEPDIENPEASRMKRAAAKHLIERYYHQLTEGCGNESCSNSWCASSAGFSRMDNNAAAVKALELYKVNAKLCDPHPSKKGTASTYLESSAHSNSACSNRKLNHKDVHAVRDNFKDINYLTEEKVYEILGICGEKEDYSPLIRVIGRVFSSAEGLVQSFRRSKPHTKEELKSLQEKDEDKDEDEKEAAACSATAMEEDSPTSSSSRLGECSSGENDVQKLAPDEVSVDIEAVRRVYERLLSNEKIEAAFLNALVYLSPNVECDLTYHNVYSRDPNYLNLFVIVMENNNLHSPEYLEIALPQFCKAMSKLPLAAQAKLTRLWSHYSAEQIRRMMETFQQLITFKVISNEFSSRNLVNDDDAVVAATKCLKIVYYANVLGGDLDTENNEDEDEEPIPESSELTLQELLGEERRNKKGPRVDPLETELGVRTNDCRRPLIPFEEFVNEPLNEVLEMDKDYTFFKVETENKFSFMTCPFVLNAVTKNLGLYYDNRIRMYSERRITVLYSLVQGQQLNPYLRLKVRRDHIIDDALVRLEMIAMENPADLKKQLYVEFEGEQGVDEGGVSKEFFQLVVEEIFNPDIGMFTYDEHTRLFWFNSSSFENEGQYTLIGIVLGLAIYNNCILDVHFPMVVYRKLMGKKGTFRDLADANPVLYQSLKELVEYEGNVEEDMMITFQISQTDPFGNRLMYDLRENGDKIPVTNENRKDFVALYSEYILNKSVEKQFKAFRRGFHMVTNESPLKYLFRPEEIELLICGSRNLDFQALEETTEYDGGYNKDSRIIKEFWETLHSFSEEQKRLFLQFTTGTDRAPVGGLGKLKMIIAKNGPDTDRLPTSHTCFNVLLLPEYNNKDKLRERLLKAITYAKGFGML, from the exons ATGAATTCCGACGAGAAGGAGGACTGTGAGTGTGCGACACCACAGGCCGAGACCAGCCCCGCCAGAGGAGCTGCTAG AGAACAAGAGGAGCCTGACATAGAAAACCCAGAAGCAAGCCGAAT GAAGCGTGCAGCTGCCAAACATCTAATAGAGCGCTATTACCACCAGTTAACGGAGGGCTGTGGGAATGAGTCTTGCTCCAACTCCTGGTGTGCCTCATCAGCGGGATTCAGCCGCATGGACAACAACGCGGCGGCAGTCAAAGCTCTCGAGCTCTACAAGGTCAACGCCAAACTATGTGACCCACACCCTTCGAAGAAAGGCACGGCGTCCACGTACCTGGAGAGCAGCGCTCACAGCAACTCGGCCTGCAGTAACAGGAAGCTGAACCATAAAGATGTCCACGCTGTTAGAGACAATTTCAAAG ATATAAATTACCTGACAGAGGAGAAGGTGTACGAGATCTTGGGCATCTGTGGAGAGAAGGAGGACTACTCTCCTCTGATCCGGGTAATAGGTCGGGTATTCTCCAGCGCCGAAGGCCTGGTGCAGAGCTTCCGGAGATCCAAACCTCACACAAAGGAGGAGCTAAAGTCCCTCCAAGAAAAAGACGAGGACAAGGATGAAGATGAAAAGGAGGCGGCTGCGTGCTCTGCCACAGCCATGGAGGAAGACTCCCCCACCTCCTCATCGTCACGGCTCGGCGAATGCTCCTCAGGAGAAAACGACGTCCAGAAGCTGGCCCCGGATGAGGTTTCGGTGGACATCGAAGCCGTGCGGCGGGTCTATGAGCGCCTGCTCTCCAACGAGAAGATAGAGGCCGCTTTCTTGAATGCACTCGTCTACCTCTCACCTAATGTCGAGTGTGACCTGACATACCACAATGTGTACTCAAGAGACCCCAACTATCTGAACCTGTTCGTTATAGTGATGGAGAACAACAACCTGCACAGTCCAGAATACCTGGAGATCGCTCTGCCGCAATTCTGCAAAGCCATGAGCAAACTCCCCCTGGCCGCCCAGGCCAAGCTGACTCGCCTGTGGTCCCACTACAGCGCCGAACAGATCCGCCGGATGATGGAAACCTTCCAGCAGCTCATCACCTTCAAGGTGATCAGCAACGAGTTCAGCAGCCGCAACCTGGTCAACGACGACGATGCGGTCGTGGCGGCCACCAAGTGCTTGAAGATTGTTTACTATGCAAACGTGCTCGGAGGCGACCTGGACACAGAGAACAACGAAGACGAGGACGAGGAGCCCATCCCAGAGTCCAGCGAGCTCACCTTGCAGGAGTTGCTGGGCGAGGAACGGCGGAACAAAAAAGGCCCTCGAGTGGACCCTCTGGAGACAGAGCTGGGAGTCCGCACCAACGACTGCAGGCGGCCGCTCATTCCCTTTGAGGAGTTTGTGAACGAGCCTTTGAACGAAGTGCTGGAAATGGACAAAGACTACACTTTCTTTAAGgtggagacagaaaacaagTTCTCCTTCATGACCTGCCCCTTCGTCCTGAACGCCGTCACCAAGAACCTGGGCCTGTACTACGACAACCGCATCCGCATGTACAGCGAGCGGAGGATCACGGTGCTCTACAGCCTGGTGCAGGGCCAGCAGCTCAACCCCTACCTGAGGCTCAAAGTGCGCCGAGATCACATCATTGATGACGCTCTGGTCAGG ctggAAATGATAGCAATGGAGAATCCTGCGGACCTGAAGAAGCAACTGTATGTGGAGTTCGAAGGCGAACAAGGCGTTGATGAAGGAGGAGTGTCCAAAGAGTTCTTCCAGCTGGTAGTGGAGGAGATCTTCAACCCTGATATTG GCATGTTCACGTACGATGAACACACCAGGCTGTTCTGGTTCAACTCGTCGTCGTTTGAAAACGAAGGCCAGTACACGCTGATCGGCATCGTCCTCGGCCTGGCCATCTATAACAACTGCATCCTGGATGTGCACTTTCCCATGGTCGTCTACAGGAAGCTGATGGGCAAGAAAGGAACCTTCAGGGACTTGGCTGATGCTAATCCA gttttgtACCAGAGTTTGAAGGAGCTGGTGGAGTACGAGGGTAATGTGGAGGAGGACATGATGATCACCTTCCAGATCTCCCAGACGGACCCGTTTGGTAACAGACTCATGTACGATTTGAGGGAAAATGGGGACAAGATTCCAGTGACGAATGAAAACCGAAAG GACTTTGTAGCTCTGTattctgaatatattttaaacaaaagcgTTGAGAAACAGTTCAAAGCGTTCAGGAGAGGCTTCCACATGGTCACCAACGAGTCGCCGCTAAAGTACCTGTTCAGACCAGAGGAGATCGAGCTCCTGATCTGCGGCAGCAGG AACCTGGATTTTCAAGCTCTTGAGGAAACAACGGAGTACGACGGCGGTTATAACAAAGACTCTCGAATTATTAA GGAATTCTGGGAGACGTTGCATTCTTTCAGCGAGGAGCAGAAGCGCCTCTTCCTGCAGTTCACCACCGGTACTGACAGAGCGCCTGTGGGCGGGCTCGGCAAGCTGAAGATGATCATAGCCAAGAACGGCCCAGACACAGACAG GTTACCAACATCCCACACCTGCTTTAAcgtgctgctgctgccagaATACAACAACAAGGACAAGCTGAGAGAGAGACTGCTGAAAGCCATCACCTATGCCAAAGGGTTTGGCATGCTCTGA
- the LOC116715533 gene encoding cyclic nucleotide-gated channel cone photoreceptor subunit alpha-like: MEPQQQAVGTGLLSRLSNMTRFGRSSVGPGESGLSNQRTDREKRWSLAAQNTNNSNNNDGKKEEKKDEKKEEKKDEKKDEKKDEKKDDKDAKKDEKKDDKKDDKKEPPKEVWIMDPATDTYYNWLCTVSVPVFYNLMFLVARACFNELQYANSTLWMALDYISDVIYYVDTFVRVRTGFLEQGLLVKDEKVLKEKYTKTLQFKLDMMSIIPTDFVFLYIGINNPEWRFNRLFRSARLFEFFDRTETRTNFPNIFRIANLVLYIIIIIHWNACLYFAVSKTLGFGTDTWVYPNMSNPDYARLTRQYIYCFYWSTLTLTTIGETPPPVRDIEYFFVVADFLTGVLIFATIVGNVGAMISNMNAARVEFQAKIDSIKQYMQFRKVTKDLEARVVKWFDYLWTEGKSCDEKLVLKNLPDKLKAEIAINVHLETLRKVRIFQDCEAGLLVELVLKLQPQVFSPGDYICKKGDIGREMYIIKEGKLAVVADDGVTQFVVLSDGAYFGEISILGIKGSKAGNRRTANIRSVGYSDLFALSKDDLMEALTEYPDAKYALEDKGRAILMKDNLIDESLVAAVDAKDLEDKVNRIEGSVDVMTIKLRKLTNQYESSQRKLNQRLANLSNEVKSLRDDE, translated from the exons gaaaaaggaggaaaagaaggacgaaaagaaggaggaaaagaaggatgagaaaaaagatgagaaaaaggaTGAGAAGAAAGATGATAAGGACGCAAAGAAGGATGAAAAGAAAGATGACAAAAAGGATGATAAAAAAGAGCCACC GAAGGAGGTGTGGATCATGGACCCTGCTACCGATACGTACTACAACTGGCTGTGCACAGTCTCCGTGCCGGTCTTCTACAACCTGATGTTTCTTGTGGCAAG GGCATGTTTTAACGAACTCCAATATGCTAACTCAACACTGTGGATGGCTTTGGACTACATATCAGATGTTATCTACTATGTAGACACCTTTGTGAGAGTCAGGACTG GTTTCTTGGAGCAAGGACTGCTTGTGAAGGATGAAAAGGTGCTAAAAGAAAAGTACACAAAGACCCTGCAGTTTAAGTTAGATATGATGTCCATCATTCCTactgactttgtgtttctttataTTGGAATCAACAACCCAGAGTGGAGGTTCAACCGTCTCTTTAGGTCAGCTCGACTCTTTGAGTTCTTTGACCGGACGGAAACTCGAACTAACTTTCCAAACATCTTTCGAATTGCAAATCTGGTACTTtacattatcatcatcattcaCTGGAACGCTTGTCTCTACTTTGCTGTCTCCAAGACTCTTGGTTTTGGTACAGACACATGGGTATATCCTAACATGAGCAATCCTGATTATGCTCGTCTGACCAGACAGTACATCTACTGTTTTTACTGGTCCACCCTTACCTTGACAACCATTGGAGAGACCCCACCTCCAGTCAGGGACATAGAGTACTTTTTTGTTGTAGCCGACTTTCTCACTGGGGTTTTGATCTTTGCAACAATTGTAGGCAATGTTGGTGCCATGATTTCCAACATGAATGCTGCGCGCGTGGAGTTTCAGGCCAAGATTGACTCAATCAAGCAGTACATGCAATTTCGGAAGGTCACGAAAGATCTGGAGGCAAGGGTGGTGAAGTGGTTTGACTACTTGTGGACAGAGGGGAAGTCCTGTGACGAGAAACTGGTACTAAAGAATCTGCCTGACAAGCTTAAGGCTGAGATAGCCATCAACGTCCACCTGGAGACTCTGAGAAAAGTGCGTATCTTTCAAGACTGTGAAGCAGGTTTACTTGTGGAGTTGGTTCTGAAGCTTCAACCTCAGGTCTTCAGCCCCGGTGACTACATCTGTAAAAAAGGGGACATTGGCAGGGAAATGTACATAATCAAAGAAGGAAAGCTAGCCGTTGTGGCAGATGATGGGGTGACGCAATTTGTTGTCCTCAGTGATGGGGCATATTTTGGAGAAATCAGCATCCTTGGAATAAAGGGCAGCAAAGCAGGAAACCGGAGAACCGCCAACATCCGAAGTGTTGGCTACTCAGATTTGTTTGCACTATCCAAAGATGATCTAATGGAGGCTCTCACTGAATATCCTGATGCTAAATATGCTCTGGAGGACAAGGGAAGGGCCATTTTGATGAAGGATAATCTCATAGATGAGTCGCTGGTAGCTGCTGTTGATGCCAAGGATTTGGAGGATAAAGTCAACCGGATTGAAGGCAGTGTGGACGTCATGACGATCAAACTTCGAAAGCTCACAAATCAATATGAATCCTCTCAGCGTAAACTCAATCAGCGGCTCGCTAACTTGTCAAATGAGGTCAAAAGCCTCAGAGATGATGAGTGA